A single region of the Lycium barbarum isolate Lr01 chromosome 2, ASM1917538v2, whole genome shotgun sequence genome encodes:
- the LOC132623415 gene encoding patatin-like protein 2 codes for MERKTSQIQPPTYGDLITILSIDGGGIRGVIPATILSFLESQLQELDGKDARLADYFDVIAGTSTGGLVTAMLTAPDENNRPLYAAKDITPFYLDHCPKIFPQKKCGWFASIGNMLQALVGPKYDGKYLHEVVKEKLKDTRLSNTVTNVVIPTFDIKKLQPTIFSTYETKRSACYDAKMSDVCISTSAAPTYLPAHYFKVEDGKGNVREHHLIDGGVAANNPGLVALSEVSKEILKDNPDFFPIKPMDYGRFLVISIGTGSAKCEQKYNSSMAGKWGIVDWLFHKGSTPLVEVFTQSSADMVDYHNSVVFQALHCENSYLRIQDDGLSGTEASVDVATKENLKRLVEIGTNLLKKPLSRVNLETGLTEPIPKGGNNEEALKRFATILVNERRLRESRSPLVTKVSK; via the exons ATGGAGAGAAAAACATCTCAAATCCAACCTCCAACCTATGGAGATTTGATCACTATTCTTAGCATTGACGGAGGTGGCATTCGAGGAGTTATTCCGGCTACCATTCTCAGTTTTCTTGAATCCCAACTTCAG GAGTTGGATGGAAAAGATGCAAGACTGGCAGATTACTTTGACGTGATTGCTGGAACGAGTACCGGTGGCCTTGTGACGGCCATGCTAACGGCTCCCGACGAAAATAATCGTCCACTTTATGCAGCCAAAGATATTACTCCATTCTACTTAGATCACTGTCCAAAGATTTTCCCCCAAAAGAAGTG TGGTTGGTTTGCTTCTATTGGAAACATGCTGCAAGCTCTAGTAGGACCAAAATATGATGGTAAGTACCTGCATGAGGTTGTCAAGGAGAAGCTGAAAGATACTCGTCTTAGCAACACTGTAACCAACGTTGTCATTCCCACTTTTGATATCAAGAAATTGCAACCTACCATTTTCTCCACTTATGAG ACGAAACGATCTGCATGTTATGATGCAAAGATGTCCGATGTTTGTATCAGTACTTCAGCAGCTCCAACTTATCTTCCTGCTCATTATTTCAAAGTTGAAGATGGCAAAGGCAATGTTAGAGAACATCATCTCATTGATGGTGGCGTTGCTGCAAATAATCCT GGTTTGGTTGCACTATCAGAAGTGAGCAAAGAAATTTTAAAGGACAATCCAGATTTCTTCCCTATAAAACCCATGGATTATGGGCGTTTCCTTGTAATATCAATAGGGACAGGATCTGCAAAATGTGAACAAAAATATAATTCATCCATGGCAGGCAAATGGGGTATTGTTGATTGGTTATTTCACAAAGGTTCCACACCATTAGTCGAAGTATTCACACAGTCAAGTGCTGATATGGTGGATTATCATAATTCTGTTGTTTTTCAAGCTCTTCACTGTGAAAATAGTTACCTTCGAATTCAA GATGATGGATTGAGTGGAACAGAAGCTTCAGTGGATGTAGCTACAAAGGAAAATTTGAAGAGGCTAGTGGAAATAGGGACAAATTTATTGAAGAAGCCACTttcaagggtaaatttggaaacaGGTTTGACAGAACCAATTCCTAAAGGAGGAAATAACGAGGAAGCCCTTAAAAG GTTTGCAACAATATTGGTCAATGAAAGAAGACTTCGTGAGTCAAGGTCGCCACTTGTCACGAAAGTCTCGAAGTAA